Below is a window of Myxococcota bacterium DNA.
GAAGACGGCACCCGCGACCGGCTGGCGTCCCTGATCGCGGACAAGGAAGCCGCCCTGCCCCTGCACCGCTGGAACGCAGTGTGGACCAGCGAGGAGTTCGAAGCCTACTGGTCGCTCGCGTCGCCGGTCGGAAGAAGGGCCCCCGCCGACCGCGCCGCGCCACTCCTCGCGCGCGTGACCGTGTTGGCGACCCAACCGCACCACCCGCCCGAGGCGGCCGTGGAGCTCGAAGACCTTGTGGCGCAGCTCGCCCGCACGGCCCCGGTCGGCCCGCGACTGCGGGCGCTCGACGAGGCGCGACACCACTTGTCGCGCGTGGCCCAGCGGCTGGAGGGCTTCCCCGGCGAGGGCTGCCCGGTGCCGGCCGTGCGCCTCGTGCGCACGTTCCAGGGTGCGTACCTCCAGGGCGTGCAGCCCGCGCTCTCGCGCGTCGATCGCGAGGTCGCCGGGTTGGCCGAGCCGCTCGCCGCCCTCGCCGTGGCCCTACCGCCCCCGACTTCGCTTCCCGATGCCATGACGGACTACCTTCGCGAGACGCTGGGTCCGGGCGAGAGCAGTCTGTGGCATCGCTACCGCGAAGCGCTTCGTGTACATGCACGAGCCTGGCAACCCCTGCTGCAGGAATGCGGCGTGCTGCCGGACGCGACGGATCGAGGCTGAACATGGACGACTACTACGCACCGCACCCGCGCCTGCTGCTGGGAGAACCGCTCGTGCTGGCGGGCCACGTCGGGGCGGGCACGGCCGCCACCGCGCGGGCGATGGCGGCGCGCACCGGCTTGCCCTTCTGTGAGGTCGATCGCATGGCGGAGAACGCCGCCGGGCGCTCGCTCGGCCAGGTGCTTTCCGGCGAAGGGCTGGCCGCACTCGCGCGCTATGGATCGCAGGCACTCGACCGCGCGCTCGATCGGCGACCGTGTGCGGTGATCGCGCTCGGGCATACGGCCCTCTCCGACGAAGGACGGGTGCGGCTGCGCGACGAAGCACGGCTCGTCTACCTGCGGCGCCCGACCTCCGTGCTGCTCACGCGCATCCAGGAGCGACTGCGAGTGTCTCCGGGCAGCCTCTTCCAGTTCAGTCTCGGAACGCCCACGTCGGTCGAAGAGCTGGTGCCCTTCTTCGAACCGCGTGAGGAGGTGTTGCGCGAGGCGGACACCGTGGTCGAAGCGGGCGATCGCCATCCCCACGAGATCGCGAGCCAGCTTCTCGACGCCCTCGATCGGATCAGCGCCGTCGACCGGCTCTGAGCGAATCGCGCTCCTGGCAGGGGCAAGGGCGGGCCGCACCGATGCGGAGGTGCGACCCGCGGAGACGACACGTCAGTGGCGTGGGCCAGCGACGCGCCGGGATCCGGGCCAGGACCGACGGAACGAAGGTCCGTACCCCTGCCGTGCCGCCCCCGAACGCCCCTTCATGAGAAGGGACGCTCCACATCGAGCGGCACGTCCGTGGCCGCCAGGCCACGAAGCCGAATCCTCGAACGAACCGAAGGTCGCGCGGAAGCAAGGACACCAGCCAGGTGCGGCAAAGCCTTCCCCCGGGTCGGCTCGGGAGCTTCCTGCACGATGGGATGACAGAGCATCGGTGCGTCCACCCTGCGCACGGCGCGTCTCGCCTTCATCGACTTCGAGGGCGGCGATTCTGCGCCTTCTTCCCGACTTGAAGTCGCGGGGGCGCGGGATCTCGAGAGCGGGAACGCGGAATGCGGGCCCGAAGGTCTCGGGAGTCCCGCACCCCCGCGGCCGCAGCCGCGAGATCTACACAGGAAGTAGTCACACCGGACGGTGGGTGTCAGAGAAATGCAGGGTGCAATCCAACTTGCCCCCTGGATCCCGGGGGCTTCCCGAATTTCTTGCGCGATTTCTGCAGGTGACTTGCCACTCCCCTGCCAGTCCCCTGCCAGGCGACCCCGCCCCGGCTCGACTTCGACAAAGGAGAAGTCCCGTGAATCGTATGCTCGTCTCTGTCCTCACTGTTGCCGCCGTTCTTTGCGCGATCCCGCTCCATGCTGCCTCTCTGGTCGTCTCGACCACGAGGAGCTTTTCCAGCTCGGCCCCCGCGACGCCCGACCTCTACAACCTC
It encodes the following:
- a CDS encoding DUF3080 family protein; amino-acid sequence: MSPRPTLLGPGLARPARLALVALGVGLAAACSPGLDEHLRSYHAEVCRWTDGPCDPGDPVLTTALPGRRNRVVEVPASEVRFFDFLSLQGCRLGELAGYRNSPLGRVMPATRRYRYEAEVHAAGRTCLDSLEDGTRDRLASLIADKEAALPLHRWNAVWTSEEFEAYWSLASPVGRRAPADRAAPLLARVTVLATQPHHPPEAAVELEDLVAQLARTAPVGPRLRALDEARHHLSRVAQRLEGFPGEGCPVPAVRLVRTFQGAYLQGVQPALSRVDREVAGLAEPLAALAVALPPPTSLPDAMTDYLRETLGPGESSLWHRYREALRVHARAWQPLLQECGVLPDATDRG
- a CDS encoding shikimate kinase, encoding MDDYYAPHPRLLLGEPLVLAGHVGAGTAATARAMAARTGLPFCEVDRMAENAAGRSLGQVLSGEGLAALARYGSQALDRALDRRPCAVIALGHTALSDEGRVRLRDEARLVYLRRPTSVLLTRIQERLRVSPGSLFQFSLGTPTSVEELVPFFEPREEVLREADTVVEAGDRHPHEIASQLLDALDRISAVDRL